A window of the Streptomyces luomodiensis genome harbors these coding sequences:
- a CDS encoding SDR family NAD(P)-dependent oxidoreductase, which yields MTTPTSSPSPNEPGIRPLDGAVVAVAGAAGPAGRATLLRLAEAGATVVACDYDPARLAEAVDAARWAHGGATVTGETVDLLDLDATRAWADRIEKEFGRVDGLVHLVGGWRGGKTFADAPLADWDHLHDLLIRTAQHTSLAFHDALLRGGKGRYVLISAAGASRPTAGNAAYAAAKAAAEAWTLALADSFHKLGGEAGPSAAAAILVVKALVHDAMRAERPNAKFAGFTDVKELAEAITGLWDRPAREVNGTRQWLTPKP from the coding sequence ATGACCACACCGACGTCGAGCCCGAGCCCGAACGAACCGGGGATCAGGCCACTGGACGGCGCGGTGGTGGCGGTGGCCGGCGCGGCCGGCCCGGCCGGCCGGGCCACGCTGCTCCGCCTCGCCGAGGCCGGCGCCACCGTCGTCGCCTGCGACTACGACCCGGCCCGGCTGGCCGAGGCCGTGGACGCGGCCCGTTGGGCCCACGGCGGGGCCACCGTCACCGGTGAGACCGTCGACCTGCTCGACCTGGACGCCACGCGCGCCTGGGCCGACCGCATCGAGAAGGAATTCGGCCGGGTCGACGGCCTGGTGCACCTGGTCGGCGGCTGGCGCGGCGGCAAAACCTTCGCCGACGCCCCGCTCGCCGACTGGGACCACCTGCACGATCTGCTGATCCGGACCGCCCAGCACACCTCCCTCGCCTTCCACGACGCCCTGCTGCGCGGCGGCAAGGGCCGCTATGTACTGATCAGCGCGGCGGGCGCGTCCCGGCCCACCGCCGGCAACGCCGCGTACGCCGCCGCCAAGGCCGCCGCCGAGGCGTGGACCCTCGCGCTCGCCGACTCCTTCCACAAACTGGGGGGCGAGGCCGGCCCGTCGGCGGCCGCTGCCATCCTGGTGGTCAAGGCGCTGGTGCACGACGCCATGCGGGCGGAGCGCCCCAACGCGAAGTTCGCGGGCTTCACGGACGTCAAGGAGCTGGCCGAGGCCATCACCGGACTCTGGGACCGGCCCGCCCGGGAAGTGAACGGAACCCGCCAGTGGCTGACCCCCAAGCCGTGA